A section of the Candidatus Cloacimonadota bacterium genome encodes:
- a CDS encoding Ldh family oxidoreductase, whose translation MMYQPVEAMHDFMIKVFVGIGVPLDDAKICADVLIASDLRGIESHGIGRLKMYYDRIKQGIQNPITKIDIIRDKYATAVWDGNHGMGHVIAHRAMQMAIEKAKLYGLGCVTVRNSTHYGICGYYANMATKNDMIGLTVTNARPSICPTHGVQPLLGTNPICFGAPTNLPYPFIYDAATSISQRGKVEQYSREGKQTPPYWAINLNGEPQTDTQKLLVDLVEQTACMLPLGGTEEVTGSHKGYGLSTMVEILSAALQKGSYLNGLWGKDENGKAAPYRLGHFFLAINIDFFTEIEDFKRISTDICVQLQNSKKLPGRERIWVAGEKEYEKELAVRKNGIPIIPNLAKNIQVIQDELKLKILDI comes from the coding sequence ATGATGTATCAACCCGTTGAAGCCATGCACGATTTTATGATTAAAGTATTTGTAGGTATTGGAGTTCCCTTAGACGACGCTAAGATTTGCGCCGATGTACTTATTGCCAGCGATTTGCGGGGTATAGAATCCCACGGCATCGGCAGATTAAAAATGTATTACGACCGCATCAAACAAGGCATTCAAAATCCTATAACCAAGATCGACATAATCCGGGACAAATACGCAACTGCCGTATGGGATGGAAACCACGGCATGGGACATGTGATCGCCCACAGAGCTATGCAAATGGCCATAGAAAAGGCAAAGCTATATGGTCTGGGCTGTGTTACCGTAAGAAATAGCACTCACTACGGAATCTGCGGATACTACGCCAATATGGCAACAAAAAACGATATGATCGGTCTAACCGTGACCAATGCCCGTCCCTCGATCTGCCCCACACATGGCGTACAACCACTCTTGGGAACAAATCCAATCTGCTTCGGAGCTCCCACAAATCTGCCTTATCCTTTCATCTATGACGCCGCAACATCAATCTCGCAAAGGGGAAAAGTGGAACAGTATTCTCGGGAAGGAAAGCAAACCCCTCCCTATTGGGCAATCAATCTTAACGGTGAGCCACAAACTGATACCCAGAAGCTCTTGGTAGATTTGGTAGAGCAAACTGCTTGCATGTTGCCTTTGGGCGGTACCGAAGAAGTGACCGGCAGTCATAAGGGTTATGGATTGAGCACGATGGTCGAAATCCTCAGCGCCGCCTTACAAAAGGGCAGCTATCTCAACGGACTTTGGGGTAAGGATGAAAACGGTAAAGCCGCACCCTATCGCTTGGGTCATTTCTTTCTTGCGATCAATATCGATTTCTTTACCGAGATAGAAGATTTCAAACGCATCTCAACTGATATCTGCGTACAACTTCAGAATTCCAAAAAGCTTCCGGGAAGAGAAAGAATCTGGGTAGCCGGCGAAAAAGAGTATGAAAAGGAATTAGCAGTAAGGAAAAATGGCATCCCCATTATACCGAATCTAGCTAAGAATATCCAAGTTATTCAAGATGAGCTGAAGCTAAAAATCCTTGATATATGA
- a CDS encoding type III PLP-dependent enzyme, with amino-acid sequence MYKEPYQFNVERYIDPGRFAKIKKIFQKLPTPTLVIDLDLIAKKYDELARSFPIADVYYAVKANPMEEVLELLKDRHSCFDIASRYELDLMLRLGVNPDRLSYGNTIKKKSDIAYFYERGVRLFATDSESDLQNIAELAPEARVFFRILTEGTGADWPLSRKFGAHADIVYNLIVQADELGLNPYGLSFHVGSQQRDIGQWDDAIARCKYLFDAVAEHGIELKMINLGGGFPASYVDPTFSVKEYADEIMRFLSEDFGENMPHIILEPGRSLVADAGIIVSEVINISRKSKNNMYQWVYLDIGKFGGLIETIDESIKFPIYFEREGMADEIILAGPTCDSMDILYENYKYHMPDSTQAGDRVFIFTTGAYTRSYSAICFNGFPPLNAIAINTGEL; translated from the coding sequence ATGTACAAAGAGCCCTATCAATTCAATGTAGAACGTTACATTGATCCTGGAAGATTTGCTAAAATAAAGAAAATCTTCCAAAAGTTACCTACTCCCACTTTAGTGATCGATCTGGATCTTATCGCAAAAAAGTATGATGAGCTTGCTCGAAGCTTTCCCATCGCAGATGTGTATTATGCCGTAAAAGCGAATCCGATGGAAGAAGTTTTGGAATTACTAAAAGATAGACATTCCTGCTTTGACATAGCTTCACGTTATGAATTGGATTTGATGTTGAGACTAGGCGTAAATCCTGATAGATTGAGTTATGGCAATACGATTAAAAAGAAAAGTGACATCGCTTATTTCTACGAAAGAGGGGTGCGGCTTTTTGCAACGGACAGCGAATCGGATTTGCAAAATATTGCCGAGCTTGCGCCGGAAGCCAGAGTCTTTTTTCGCATCCTCACAGAAGGCACAGGTGCAGACTGGCCTCTTTCGCGAAAGTTCGGTGCCCACGCGGATATTGTCTACAACCTTATCGTGCAAGCTGATGAATTGGGCTTGAACCCCTATGGACTTTCGTTTCATGTGGGCTCTCAACAGCGCGATATTGGCCAATGGGATGATGCGATAGCAAGATGTAAATATCTCTTTGATGCAGTTGCCGAACATGGTATAGAACTCAAAATGATAAACCTTGGGGGAGGATTTCCCGCCAGCTACGTGGATCCCACATTTTCGGTCAAGGAATACGCGGACGAAATCATGCGTTTCCTCAGCGAAGACTTTGGCGAAAATATGCCACACATCATCCTTGAACCTGGCCGATCATTGGTTGCAGATGCCGGCATAATCGTCTCTGAAGTAATTAATATCAGCCGAAAGTCTAAAAACAACATGTATCAATGGGTATATTTGGATATCGGAAAGTTTGGCGGCTTAATCGAGACTATCGATGAATCAATCAAATTCCCGATCTATTTTGAACGTGAGGGCATGGCGGATGAAATCATTCTTGCCGGTCCCACCTGCGATAGTATGGACATTCTATACGAAAACTATAAATATCATATGCCAGATAGCACTCAAGCCGGCGACAGAGTATTCATATTCACAACAGGAGCATATACAAGAAGCTACTCGGCTATTTGCTTCAATGGCTTCCCACCTTTGAATGCAATAGCCATCAATACAGGAGAATTATAA